The Corynebacterium simulans genome contains a region encoding:
- a CDS encoding ATP-binding cassette domain-containing protein codes for MDLVPGTSKTVRVGFSENADDVAHQLAEILGVDTVIGADAAAHVSLLRETVREELALALEHLGMDPQDMEARIEQALCDVALDGMRKPSSLSGGQTRRLALAQVAIAEPPVLIVVEPWAGLDLDSRERIASYLGTLKETAVILVEHDSSADGNLDLARVAPSSESITISQLRAKRGAKPRRWWHLKAPESSSFEVGPVDLKLRPGGVLWLRGGNGSGKTTLLRAAAGLDSNEPAHPSIAMALQSPMDQVLEPTIGAWVQEPDLIPDLPLEEHPLDVSASQLRVAQVAHAVALRRSILILDEPDTLLDARGRVMVHRLIHNALSASASIVLTCHDPAFVAEVASYAKVDEINLAN; via the coding sequence ATGGATTTAGTCCCAGGAACAAGCAAGACCGTCCGCGTGGGCTTTAGCGAAAATGCCGACGACGTTGCGCATCAACTCGCAGAGATTTTGGGTGTTGACACAGTAATCGGCGCCGATGCGGCAGCACACGTATCTCTCCTGCGCGAGACAGTCAGGGAAGAACTAGCGCTTGCGTTGGAACACCTTGGGATGGATCCGCAGGACATGGAAGCCAGGATAGAGCAGGCGCTTTGCGACGTCGCCCTCGACGGCATGCGCAAACCCTCCAGCCTGTCTGGTGGTCAAACACGCCGGCTTGCGCTCGCGCAGGTCGCGATAGCCGAGCCACCCGTGCTCATCGTGGTCGAGCCGTGGGCGGGCCTCGATCTCGATTCACGCGAGCGCATCGCCAGTTATCTCGGAACGCTGAAGGAAACCGCGGTCATCCTCGTCGAGCATGACTCCAGCGCAGACGGCAATCTAGACCTTGCCCGCGTGGCTCCGAGTTCGGAAAGCATCACGATATCCCAGTTGCGTGCCAAGCGCGGTGCGAAACCCAGGCGCTGGTGGCACCTCAAAGCTCCGGAATCCAGCTCTTTCGAGGTTGGCCCGGTGGACTTGAAACTGCGGCCCGGAGGAGTGCTGTGGCTGCGTGGCGGAAACGGTTCAGGCAAGACCACGTTGCTGCGCGCAGCCGCTGGCCTCGACAGCAATGAACCCGCCCATCCCAGCATCGCGATGGCGCTGCAATCGCCCATGGACCAAGTGCTCGAACCCACCATTGGAGCGTGGGTGCAGGAGCCAGATCTCATACCTGACCTACCTCTAGAAGAGCACCCACTGGACGTCTCGGCGTCGCAATTGCGGGTCGCGCAGGTAGCGCATGCGGTGGCACTGCGCCGCAGTATTCTCATCCTTGATGAGCCGGACACGCTTCTCGACGCCCGTGGCAGAGTGATGGTCCATCGCCTCATTCACAACGCGCTCTCCGCATCGGCGTCAATAGTATTGACCTGCCACGATCCCGCATTCGTGGCCGAGGTCGCCTCCTACGCAAAGGTAGACGAAATAAACCTAGCGAACTGA
- a CDS encoding energy-coupling factor transporter transmembrane component T, whose amino-acid sequence MMHPATVFSAAASTWFLIVAVNSPLLNAAVFIMWLIFGTIASRSIAVVATTTVLALPAAASMVLIHAPYGTARIFPLLTSDGLLLSGQLSLRFAALMGCIVAAAAMVKVSDVAKWLQTSRLGHKAAYVVGASLQSLPEGARAIAAVRDANRLSGVKVSFRNVASRVIIPVIARLLTQGAQRGQALAAIGFDRPGRRTVLVPVPDSLVQRIVRWALPIISVLGVLLWI is encoded by the coding sequence ATGATGCACCCAGCCACTGTTTTTAGCGCCGCAGCCTCCACCTGGTTTCTCATCGTGGCCGTCAACTCACCCCTACTCAATGCGGCTGTGTTCATCATGTGGCTCATATTTGGCACCATCGCATCACGCTCAATAGCGGTGGTCGCTACCACCACGGTGCTTGCACTTCCCGCCGCGGCATCGATGGTGCTCATTCACGCGCCCTACGGCACTGCCCGTATATTCCCATTACTCACCAGTGATGGCCTGCTTCTTTCAGGCCAACTTTCCCTACGTTTCGCCGCCTTGATGGGCTGTATCGTGGCGGCTGCCGCCATGGTTAAGGTCAGCGACGTCGCCAAGTGGCTCCAAACCTCTCGCCTCGGCCACAAAGCCGCCTACGTGGTGGGTGCCTCCCTTCAATCCCTGCCCGAGGGTGCGCGCGCCATCGCCGCGGTACGCGACGCTAACCGCCTCAGCGGCGTGAAGGTTTCCTTTCGCAACGTTGCCTCCCGTGTCATCATCCCGGTCATCGCACGCCTGCTCACCCAGGGCGCGCAACGGGGCCAGGCCTTAGCCGCGATCGGATTCGACAGACCAGGCCGACGCACAGTTTTGGTCCCCGTTCCAGACAGCCTGGTTCAGCGCATCGTACGGTGGGCACTGCCCATCATCAGCGTTCTTGGAGTATTGCTATGGATTTAG
- a CDS encoding glycosyl transferase family 9, whose amino-acid sequence MSQISLSPARKGLVIAGALIVVATWIYLVLVRPTSWESVAGSTEALITLVGYLLGAALLLAGALPALPARTIAIIPVALVLNIVVGEIIGSIGVPLYIDSVGTILVAAIAGPIAGLATGTLSSVVWGLLNPAALPFAAVSAATGFLAGWAINKGAFKKWWAVILSGAIIGIISGMLAAPVAAFVYGGTAGLGTGAVVSLFRELGNSLIASVTLQSFISDPLDKAIVFLIVWAAIKALPKRTLESLRPR is encoded by the coding sequence ATGTCACAGATCTCTTTATCGCCAGCCCGCAAAGGCCTGGTAATCGCCGGTGCGCTCATCGTCGTAGCCACCTGGATCTATCTCGTTTTGGTTCGTCCGACTTCCTGGGAGTCCGTCGCGGGCTCCACTGAAGCACTCATCACCTTGGTCGGCTACTTGCTCGGTGCCGCCTTACTGCTTGCAGGCGCGCTGCCAGCGCTTCCCGCCCGAACCATCGCAATCATCCCTGTCGCGTTGGTCCTCAACATCGTCGTCGGCGAGATCATCGGTTCCATTGGTGTACCGCTCTACATCGACTCCGTGGGTACCATCCTCGTCGCCGCCATTGCCGGCCCTATCGCTGGCCTGGCTACGGGTACTTTATCCTCCGTGGTGTGGGGTCTTCTCAACCCGGCAGCCCTGCCATTTGCGGCTGTATCGGCTGCGACAGGTTTCCTTGCGGGTTGGGCGATCAACAAGGGCGCCTTCAAAAAGTGGTGGGCCGTCATCCTTTCCGGCGCCATCATCGGAATCATTTCCGGCATGCTGGCCGCGCCCGTCGCAGCATTCGTTTACGGCGGCACCGCTGGCCTGGGAACAGGCGCCGTGGTCTCGCTCTTCCGCGAGCTCGGAAACTCGCTTATCGCTTCGGTGACCCTGCAGTCCTTCATTTCCGATCCGCTCGATAAGGCCATCGTCTTCCTCATCGTGTGGGCAGCAATCAAGGCACTGCCGAAGCGCACCCTCGAAAGCCTGCGCCCGCGTTAA
- a CDS encoding nucleoside hydrolase, protein MTTPRILLDCDPGIDDALALIYLAALHHAGEIELVGVTTTAGNIDVDTTARNAAFILSACGLGEIPVAPGHPAPLEVPLVTTPETHGPAGLGYVTAPDWNSDYNWRDLWNNAAEQGAQLIVTGPLTNAALAGVSKFSQMTVMGGAVNYRGNTTPTAEWNFWVDPHAAKQAFADLRESNSQATLCSLEVTEQFLIAPPRLERLIAELGEHPVAHHLPEILRFYFEFHQEQGEGYQAQIHDLLTCMIALGKVDFLKHNTTVDVEAESQLLRGTSVADLRGHWDAPANAHMVTAVDIVGAHAELTRAAGILARRV, encoded by the coding sequence GCGGCGCTTCACCACGCCGGCGAGATTGAACTCGTTGGTGTCACCACGACGGCCGGCAACATCGACGTCGACACCACTGCTCGCAACGCGGCGTTCATTCTCAGCGCATGCGGGCTAGGGGAGATCCCCGTGGCACCCGGCCACCCAGCTCCCTTGGAGGTTCCACTGGTAACGACCCCGGAAACCCATGGCCCAGCTGGCCTGGGCTATGTCACGGCCCCGGACTGGAACTCCGATTACAACTGGCGGGACCTGTGGAACAACGCAGCTGAACAGGGCGCGCAGCTCATCGTCACCGGTCCGCTCACCAATGCAGCGCTAGCCGGGGTGAGCAAGTTCAGCCAGATGACAGTGATGGGCGGCGCAGTGAACTACCGCGGCAACACCACGCCCACAGCGGAGTGGAACTTCTGGGTAGACCCGCATGCCGCAAAGCAGGCCTTTGCCGACTTGCGCGAAAGCAACAGCCAAGCGACGCTGTGCTCACTGGAAGTGACCGAGCAGTTTCTCATTGCGCCGCCGCGCTTGGAGCGACTCATCGCGGAGCTTGGCGAGCATCCGGTGGCCCACCACCTTCCAGAGATCCTGCGCTTCTATTTCGAGTTCCATCAAGAGCAAGGGGAGGGCTACCAAGCTCAAATCCATGACTTGCTCACCTGCATGATCGCGCTTGGCAAGGTGGACTTCCTTAAGCACAACACCACCGTGGATGTGGAGGCTGAGTCGCAGTTGCTGCGCGGAACATCCGTGGCGGACCTACGGGGACATTGGGATGCGCCGGCCAACGCACACATGGTGACCGCCGTAGATATCGTAGGCGCGCACGCAGAGCTCACCCGTGCGGCCGGGATTTTGGCTCGTCGCGTTTAG